From a single Pseudobutyrivibrio xylanivorans genomic region:
- a CDS encoding HNH endonuclease, whose protein sequence is MGNLIMPKQTAALDRFFYSLEIFYKAYQNNDPDVTNEDFKRQITNHFEDLRERNDGAKIVKQSEMTRYFGFAYHSYANNTTTITDRGIDFYLANKDSDTNKCMDLIIESLENDTFGRNNTAIKTSDSYIDPPKLLTKAVVDFDGISRKDLALLLYLTHDMELSYDDAGVELNRYRAKSDDISIIITPEKVNKYSDTKFASFLQNIGFLVQDDERKYRLSAYVERMYKDRIKNLNIYNEEPPVIKSSNPILFDDTSTDTKDTDCNANYKENVSKTVAYDIHSLTFKSQNERIPAANPEGKSNYRYPTDTRLAKTALMLSGYLCEFDASHKTFTGKNEEQFMEGHHLIPMTAQKDFDINLDRIENIVSLCPNCHSAIHYGNDTDRKKVLLKLYNERQEELSSVGLNISFNDLFNKYYQ, encoded by the coding sequence ATGGGTAATTTAATCATGCCTAAACAGACAGCTGCTCTTGATCGTTTTTTTTACTCCTTGGAAATATTCTATAAAGCTTATCAGAATAATGACCCAGACGTAACAAACGAAGACTTCAAAAGACAAATCACAAATCATTTTGAAGATTTACGCGAAAGAAACGACGGTGCAAAAATAGTAAAACAGTCAGAGATGACTAGATATTTTGGTTTTGCATATCACAGCTATGCCAACAACACAACAACCATAACTGATCGCGGAATTGATTTTTATCTTGCAAATAAAGATTCCGACACAAACAAATGTATGGATTTAATAATTGAATCATTAGAAAACGATACATTTGGAAGAAATAACACTGCGATAAAAACAAGTGATTCCTACATAGATCCACCTAAGCTTTTAACAAAGGCTGTTGTCGATTTTGATGGAATAAGTAGAAAGGATTTAGCTTTACTCCTCTATTTAACGCATGATATGGAGCTTTCATATGATGATGCAGGTGTAGAATTAAATCGATATAGAGCCAAAAGTGACGACATTTCAATTATTATCACTCCTGAAAAAGTGAACAAATACAGTGACACAAAATTTGCTTCATTTTTACAGAACATAGGCTTTTTAGTTCAAGATGACGAACGTAAATATCGTCTTTCTGCATATGTTGAGCGAATGTACAAGGATAGGATTAAAAATCTAAATATCTATAATGAAGAACCACCAGTTATAAAAAGTTCTAATCCTATTTTGTTTGATGATACATCAACAGATACAAAAGATACAGATTGTAACGCAAACTATAAAGAAAATGTATCGAAAACAGTAGCATACGATATTCATAGTTTAACATTTAAATCACAAAACGAACGTATTCCGGCAGCAAATCCTGAGGGAAAGAGTAATTATCGATACCCAACCGATACAAGATTGGCCAAGACCGCTTTAATGCTTTCAGGCTATTTATGTGAATTTGATGCAAGCCATAAAACCTTCACCGGTAAAAATGAGGAACAGTTTATGGAGGGACATCATCTAATTCCTATGACAGCTCAAAAAGATTTTGACATTAATCTTGATCGTATTGAAAATATAGTATCACTATGCCCAAATTGCCATAGTGCTATTCACTATGGTAATGATACCGATCGTAAAAAAGTTTTATTAAAACTCTATAATGAGCGTCAGGAAGAGTTATCTAGTGTAGGATTAAACATTTCATTTAATGATTTATTTAACAAATACTATCAGTGA
- a CDS encoding WYL domain-containing protein yields MKIDNRLDIIAYMFSLIISEKYDATINSLSDSCNLPIQQTRKCISALFQNPILLSHLSSTLEISDEDDDPLESARFFLDKLVNGECDDAVIYLTDMDSFTEEYLLLPVNPIEISTLRTAYPNLLKNHMTSLFETKDSIDAIPPQILERQDTIQDAIMRNKQIEFMYKTLRDGTFKIKCSPVEVIQNITSHTLYIKDTQNNYYRLDRVKDSIKILKDSSDINTYVADKYHKYFWGTEYKDHGEPVHVKIRISNETSNILEKIKRDTALRSQTSALYQEGKYYFYEDDILGIQDFRRWLRSYGSSITVIEPHELIQDIVGSAQKALSYYKILN; encoded by the coding sequence ATGAAAATAGATAACAGATTAGACATTATTGCATATATGTTTTCACTGATTATTTCTGAAAAGTATGATGCCACTATAAACAGCTTATCCGATTCATGTAATCTACCCATACAGCAGACAAGAAAATGTATTTCTGCACTGTTTCAGAATCCAATTTTACTTAGCCACCTATCTTCAACTTTGGAAATATCTGATGAAGATGATGATCCATTAGAAAGCGCTAGGTTTTTTTTAGATAAACTAGTAAATGGAGAATGTGATGACGCTGTCATTTACTTGACAGATATGGATTCATTTACAGAAGAATATTTACTACTCCCTGTAAATCCAATAGAGATAAGCACATTGAGGACAGCATACCCAAATCTTCTCAAAAACCACATGACAAGCTTATTTGAAACTAAAGACTCCATTGATGCGATTCCCCCTCAAATTCTTGAAAGACAAGACACCATTCAAGATGCCATAATGCGTAATAAACAAATTGAATTCATGTATAAAACGCTTCGTGATGGGACCTTTAAAATAAAGTGTAGTCCTGTTGAAGTGATACAGAATATTACTTCACATACTCTTTATATAAAGGATACGCAGAATAACTACTACCGGCTTGATAGGGTAAAAGATTCTATCAAAATACTAAAGGATTCTTCAGATATTAATACGTACGTTGCTGACAAATATCACAAATATTTCTGGGGAACAGAGTACAAGGATCATGGGGAACCAGTTCATGTAAAGATTAGAATATCCAATGAGACCAGTAATATATTAGAGAAAATAAAGCGAGACACCGCTCTACGCAGCCAAACAAGCGCCCTATATCAGGAAGGTAAATACTATTTTTACGAAGATGATATTCTAGGAATACAAGATTTTAGAAGATGGCTTAGAAGCTATGGCTCATCAATAACAGTAATCGAACCACATGAGCTAATTCAAGATATCGTAGGCAGTGCTCAGAAAGCATTAAGTTACTATAAAATACTAAATTAA
- a CDS encoding helix-turn-helix domain-containing protein yields the protein MKKVNRNNRAIDVTTVGGRIKKLRTEMGMSQEELGFALHMEGKSVIYGYESNRRGISGDILVDLAKLLHSTPEYIMNGESPADEDPYISAVVSLMKGMKTDKRRSIALEHIKIVAEMEE from the coding sequence ATGAAGAAAGTAAACAGAAATAATAGAGCAATTGATGTAACAACAGTTGGGGGAAGAATTAAGAAGTTACGTACTGAAATGGGAATGAGCCAAGAGGAATTAGGATTTGCTCTTCACATGGAGGGGAAAAGTGTTATCTATGGGTATGAATCAAATAGAAGAGGAATAAGTGGTGATATTCTTGTTGACCTTGCTAAGTTATTACATTCTACCCCAGAATATATCATGAATGGAGAATCTCCAGCTGACGAGGACCCGTATATATCCGCTGTTGTTTCATTGATGAAAGGGATGAAAACGGATAAAAGAAGAAGTATAGCTCTTGAACATATAAAAATCGTTGCTGAAATGGAAGAATAG
- the lexA gene encoding transcriptional repressor LexA, which translates to MRHKSTELMGTIKAFVEEYYKNYRHSPSTTEIANAVGIARGTAYKYLVAMNENGMIRYDGQQISTEQTEKVQTEFTSVALLGTVSCGVPTLEEEYIEEYVSLPASMFGKGTFFLLRAKGESMIEAGISPGDLVLVRKQSEAKDGDIVVALVANENTLKRYFVDKENQKIRLHPENKTMKDIIVSDCKIQGVAVKVIKNLE; encoded by the coding sequence ATGAGACACAAATCTACAGAGCTTATGGGTACTATTAAGGCATTTGTAGAAGAATACTACAAGAATTATCGCCACTCACCGTCTACAACAGAGATTGCCAATGCGGTCGGTATTGCCAGAGGAACTGCATATAAATACCTGGTAGCCATGAATGAGAATGGCATGATCAGATATGATGGCCAGCAGATTTCTACTGAACAGACCGAGAAGGTTCAGACAGAGTTTACAAGTGTGGCACTACTTGGTACTGTTTCCTGCGGCGTTCCTACGCTGGAGGAAGAGTATATAGAGGAATACGTGTCATTGCCTGCTTCGATGTTTGGCAAAGGGACTTTTTTCTTACTTAGAGCAAAAGGCGAGTCTATGATTGAAGCCGGAATATCTCCGGGAGATCTGGTACTTGTCAGAAAGCAGTCAGAAGCCAAGGATGGCGATATTGTTGTTGCCCTGGTAGCGAATGAGAACACGCTGAAGCGCTATTTTGTAGACAAAGAGAATCAGAAGATCAGACTTCATCCTGAGAATAAGACCATGAAGGACATCATTGTTTCGGACTGTAAGATTCAGGGTGTAGCCGTCAAGGTCATTAAGAACCTTGAATAA
- a CDS encoding DNA cytosine methyltransferase — translation MKFKGLSLFSNVGIAETYLKDVGIDIVVANELIEERAEFYKHLYPDTDMVIGDITDEEVFNTVMEKSKAAGVDFLIATPPCQGMSLAGKMDPKDVRNQLIYYAVKAIKELKPKYVLLENVPQQLRTIVNIDGEDVLIPEYLHREFADDYFFAKESLVSARDYGVPQMRKRNIVLLTRYDQKYRWEMPKPFEKEITLRDILWDVPSLDPFLMEGEEETLKLFPDYLKKKEEGLKVSKWHYPPRHSKKLVVTMMHTPSGCTAFDNDFYYPKKKDGTKVNGHYNTYRRHAWDKPCRTITQNSGVISSLCCVHPGKPIVESDDDTKRIYSDARCFSIYELMLVTSLPKDWNIPEWATEKLIRSVIGEGIPPVLVKNIVKSLVDNV, via the coding sequence ATGAAATTTAAAGGATTATCTCTGTTTTCTAATGTTGGAATAGCAGAGACCTATCTCAAAGATGTTGGGATAGATATTGTTGTTGCGAACGAATTAATAGAAGAAAGGGCCGAATTTTATAAACATCTTTATCCAGATACGGATATGGTAATAGGTGATATTACGGATGAAGAAGTTTTTAATACGGTAATGGAAAAATCGAAGGCTGCTGGAGTTGATTTTTTGATTGCTACACCACCTTGTCAAGGAATGAGCTTAGCTGGAAAGATGGATCCGAAAGATGTTAGAAATCAACTAATCTATTATGCGGTTAAGGCTATAAAAGAGCTAAAGCCAAAGTATGTTTTACTTGAAAATGTTCCGCAGCAGCTGAGAACTATAGTAAATATTGATGGTGAGGATGTATTAATTCCGGAATATTTACATAGAGAGTTTGCAGATGATTATTTTTTTGCAAAAGAGAGTTTAGTTAGCGCAAGAGATTACGGTGTACCGCAGATGCGCAAGCGAAATATCGTTTTATTAACTAGATACGATCAAAAATATAGATGGGAAATGCCAAAGCCTTTTGAAAAGGAAATAACATTGCGTGATATTCTTTGGGATGTTCCATCTCTTGATCCTTTTCTTATGGAGGGAGAAGAAGAAACACTAAAGCTTTTCCCTGATTACTTAAAGAAAAAAGAAGAGGGCCTGAAAGTATCTAAATGGCATTATCCGCCAAGACATTCAAAAAAACTTGTAGTAACAATGATGCATACACCAAGTGGATGTACAGCCTTTGATAATGATTTCTACTATCCAAAGAAAAAGGATGGAACAAAGGTAAACGGACATTACAATACATACAGAAGACATGCTTGGGATAAACCTTGTAGGACTATTACTCAGAATAGTGGAGTTATTTCCTCATTATGTTGTGTTCATCCTGGGAAACCTATTGTTGAAAGTGATGATGATACAAAAAGAATCTATTCAGATGCTAGATGTTTTTCGATTTATGAACTAATGTTAGTTACTTCTTTGCCTAAGGATTGGAACATTCCTGAATGGGCGACTGAGAAGCTTATAAGATCGGTTATCGGAGAGGGAATTCCTCCAGTATTAGTTAAAAATATCGTTAAATCGTTAGTTGATAATGTATAA
- a CDS encoding HNH endonuclease, whose protein sequence is MPRESKNKFEIVNGDVHIMREGWPFVALTTYREDYYEELTSRTWSLTNPNSDSEDKGYLKNGSLGLLHRYIVAKWYGQDVLDDMTEKGYVVDHMNNNHEDCRISNLEFLKKAYNTAKGQAFDVDAKNMEHRIALKIFKDFTTGCYQITIGCNDNIIGRSQNGEEYHLAAIMLLYNCDYSIVINDAENILRQYETQGIIEVNKTHACDVRTRRTIELELTEEEKKGAFVVRDGVTYMILGTGKTFLNSIHYEEGWQPPKPTY, encoded by the coding sequence GTGCCTAGAGAGAGTAAAAATAAATTTGAAATAGTAAATGGTGATGTGCACATTATGAGAGAGGGGTGGCCTTTTGTTGCTCTTACTACATATCGTGAAGATTATTATGAGGAATTAACTTCAAGGACGTGGAGTCTCACAAATCCGAATAGTGATTCCGAAGATAAAGGTTACTTAAAAAATGGTTCTTTGGGATTACTACATAGATATATTGTTGCAAAATGGTATGGACAAGATGTACTCGATGATATGACAGAAAAGGGATATGTTGTTGACCACATGAACAATAATCATGAGGATTGTAGAATATCAAATCTTGAATTTTTGAAGAAGGCATACAATACAGCGAAAGGGCAAGCTTTTGACGTGGATGCAAAGAATATGGAGCACAGAATTGCTCTTAAAATATTCAAGGATTTTACGACAGGCTGTTATCAAATTACAATTGGATGTAATGATAATATCATTGGCAGATCTCAAAATGGTGAGGAATATCATCTTGCGGCTATTATGCTTCTTTATAATTGTGATTATTCGATAGTTATAAATGATGCAGAAAATATATTAAGACAATATGAAACACAGGGTATTATAGAAGTAAATAAAACGCATGCTTGTGATGTTAGAACGCGTAGAACCATAGAATTGGAACTTACAGAGGAGGAAAAGAAAGGGGCTTTTGTTGTACGAGATGGTGTTACATATATGATACTTGGTACAGGAAAAACATTTTTAAATTCTATTCATTACGAAGAAGGATGGCAACCACCAAAGCCAACATATTAA
- a CDS encoding WYL domain-containing protein, producing MNKKNNAKELLINYLLSNKGSDILRESIIKDTGISKSRLSELINELRSDGYEISTPNRSGIVRLESSDILIDSFTNKHIRQWLILLILSKNLQATFSEIIGKLLSLADSSYMYENINFDENYSDMDIIEYLNSNNRTLIEDINQYLSIPTLRKDLSELCGLDLIERKRVQYKDGIHVVYSLTEKAPRILFESEDELYDFMIFYDNCKDSTLESIQTKASKIYDWDTYDTATHIYGKSTHIDKAQLSALNRFTSYKYKEKALIIEYTGINGPISIQINSGLIFYSMETSCFYLLCLNITENMIAQLRLDRIDHIAELPEKNPSYRSLEIMRIYTEMFSASYSPTLSHVKVIFQEFGNIPERVKSLHKRRKNSKLYTLESPIEGIPHTLVYEDDVRGLSAFSRYVRSFGSSALVIEPKELQDNLINSFSHVLANYERGIQ from the coding sequence ATGAACAAGAAGAATAATGCTAAAGAACTATTGATAAACTACTTACTTTCCAACAAAGGATCCGATATTTTAAGAGAATCAATAATCAAAGATACTGGCATATCAAAATCTCGCCTAAGCGAATTAATCAATGAACTTCGCTCGGACGGTTATGAAATATCCACACCCAATAGGAGTGGTATTGTTCGGCTTGAAAGCAGTGACATTCTTATAGATAGCTTTACTAACAAACACATACGTCAGTGGCTGATTCTTCTTATTTTATCCAAAAATTTACAAGCCACTTTTTCCGAAATTATAGGTAAACTTTTGTCTTTAGCTGATAGTAGCTACATGTATGAGAATATCAATTTTGACGAAAATTATTCCGACATGGATATCATTGAATACTTAAATAGTAATAACAGGACTCTTATTGAAGATATTAATCAATACCTTTCAATACCAACACTAAGAAAGGATCTTTCAGAATTATGTGGATTAGATCTAATAGAAAGAAAAAGAGTTCAATATAAGGACGGAATTCACGTTGTATATAGCCTCACAGAGAAGGCGCCGCGTATTCTTTTTGAAAGCGAAGATGAATTATACGATTTTATGATATTCTATGATAACTGCAAAGATTCTACTCTAGAATCAATTCAAACCAAAGCTTCTAAAATATATGATTGGGATACATACGATACCGCTACTCATATTTATGGTAAATCAACACATATAGATAAGGCTCAGTTATCTGCCCTTAACAGGTTCACATCATATAAGTATAAAGAAAAAGCTCTAATTATTGAATATACAGGGATAAATGGTCCTATTTCCATACAAATCAATTCTGGACTCATTTTTTATAGTATGGAAACCTCTTGTTTCTATTTATTATGTCTCAACATTACAGAGAATATGATTGCGCAGCTTCGATTAGATAGAATAGACCATATTGCAGAACTACCGGAAAAGAATCCTTCATATCGTTCTCTAGAGATAATGAGGATATATACTGAGATGTTCTCAGCATCATACTCACCTACATTGTCTCATGTGAAAGTCATCTTTCAGGAATTTGGTAATATCCCAGAAAGGGTTAAATCCCTTCATAAGAGACGAAAGAATTCCAAGCTATATACGCTTGAATCTCCAATAGAAGGTATACCACATACTCTTGTTTACGAAGACGATGTTAGAGGTCTATCAGCCTTTTCCAGATACGTTAGAAGTTTTGGAAGTAGTGCATTAGTGATCGAGCCAAAGGAGCTACAAGATAACCTAATAAATTCATTCTCACATGTATTAGCAAATTACGAAAGGGGTATCCAATGA